The Petrotoga mobilis SJ95 genomic sequence TTTGCCCATGTTCATCCGTTCCAGTCAAAAAGAAAACATCGTACCCCATCATTCTCTTAAATCTCGCTACTATATCCGCAACTATCGTCGTATACGCTGAACCAATATGTGGTTCACTGTTAACGTAGTAAATCGGTGTAGTGACGTAAAACTTATCCATCAATGGCACCTCCAAAACTGTTCTACCTTCTTTCCTTTGTCGAATTGTGAAGCCTATCCTATTATATCACATTGAGATTGTTTTGGTATTCTCATATATTCTCTAGAAGTTTAAGCTTTCAGCAAACTTCAAAGTGAAAGGACACTAATCAAATCATTAAAAAGATATCACCCCTCATAAAAGATATAGGAGTGATATCTATTTTAAAAACTCAAGAATCTCTCTACTACCATTACTTCAATATTTCTTTTAGTTCTTCTATATCCGTGTTTTGGTTTGATAAGTTTATTATTGGTAGTTCTATTGGTTTTACTGGGATTATCTTAGGAAAATTGGCATTTTTAGCCCCTTTGTGAAAATATTTAGAGCATGTCGCTTGACGTTGTGCGGATAAAAAAATCTACCACCAGCAAATTGGGCGAAAAGAAACGCAGCCTTTTATCCGCTGTTAGGCAATTTTGGGCTTTCTTTCTCATTTCATCGCAGACAAAAACTCTTCAACTGTTATACCAGCACGAGCAATGAGTGACCTCAAAGTTCCTCTTGCAACTTCACGATGATCAGGGACAGATAGTGTGGCAATGTGTTTCCCCTTCACAAGAATAATATGACTACCTCGTTGCCTTGCTACTTCCCATCCAAGACGTTCAAAAACTTTTACAACTTCACGCCCGCTTAAAAGTGGAAGTTTTTCCATTAAACCGATACCTCTACTTCACGCATACTAACGGTGAGAGGCATACCTCTTTCGGCTCGCACCTCAAGGCACTGCTTTATTGCATCTTTGATATTCTCAATCGCTTCTTGTTCGGTTTTTCCTTGACTTACACATCCAGGGATAGAAGGACATTCTACTACGAACATGCC encodes the following:
- a CDS encoding type II toxin-antitoxin system HicA family toxin gives rise to the protein MEKLPLLSGREVVKVFERLGWEVARQRGSHIILVKGKHIATLSVPDHREVARGTLRSLIARAGITVEEFLSAMK
- a CDS encoding type II toxin-antitoxin system HicB family antitoxin, encoding MKFIVTIDRDEDGMFVVECPSIPGCVSQGKTEQEAIENIKDAIKQCLEVRAERGMPLTVSMREVEVSV